TCTGTATAAGCAGCATTTGTTCTCATAGCTAGAGTAATTGCAGCCACGCTGTCCCTGTTGTAATATCGACCTCCGGCCAAACCTCCAATTGTTTCATCAACCTATTCACTGCTAATTAATTTCTTTAATCCAATAATTCTTTTggacataaaatatatatacaagttaatattagttaatacAAACTAACTTCGTTTCTTTGTCATTTTTAATTAGTTTGTGAAATAGTCATTGATATTAGtgaatacaaatttttttaaatattataattaatgattttgggttaaaattttaggatttttcttaaaaataaaagactaaaatataagaagaaaccaaaaataaaaaaataaagtaaccCAATTCTCTGTTTATATACGTGTATAGATGAACAGAGAATGTACATTTACAAACAAAATTGACTGAGAGAGAGAGCAAAGCCACTAACCAGtgcaaaaacatgcattttGGTCCCAAGATTCTTTAGCGCTTTATTAAGATCTTTCATCAATCCTTTGCGAACCTGGTTTTACAATTTGAATAATGCTCAAGTGTTGGTAATTAGCATGGATTCTCTTAAGAAACATTAACTAACTTTTTATGTACACTTTTAAATAGTTATCATTACACTAAAAGTAAGTTTTATTATTAACGCATCACATTATATTTAAACcttaaatatatatgtatgcattatgaagagaagaaaagaaaagagaagagagatgGGTGATGAAACTGAACCGGGTCATTGGAGTTTTTTCTTTGAAATGTAGTGCCGGTGAAAGGAAGAGCATCATCAACTGGAAAAGATAAAGTGAAGCCCAAATTCATTTTCCTTTTTGAGTTATCATCCTCATCAATCACAGGGTGAGATGACACAAAGTTTGCTATCTCCGTAACCACAAAGTCAGTTATTTCCTATCACAAACAACCAACTTCCACATTATAGTAATTAAAGTATAATAATCATGTGTACGTTTAAATCATATCCATCAAATTAAGAAACTAAAACatgaaaaggaaagagaaaaaaagaaagacgGATGCTTATCAATGATAATGGATGGAAACTATGGAAATATTCGAGAAAAATGCATGGAAATGATGTAGCTGTAAAAAAAATGGACATGTTGCCAAGGAACTTTGTATAGAGGTGATGATATGCTAAAATTTGCAGTTGGGGGATATTTATATGGTGATATATAGTAATATTTTAATGGTATAAAATTATACGTAGTTGTTTTCatgtaaaattaatagttaaaaatgactaaataatttaatttaacatgttgactaaattattatataGTAACTTTCAATTATTAAGTTCACATAAATACAATTATCCGTGAATTTTCACATGTTTTATTTGCTAGGTAGTTGATTTCATCTTTGCAGGGTCATGAAATGTGGCCAATATGACGGGGCTGGAAGAGTCATTGCAATTCCTTATTATTTGAGTTTTCAGAATATTATCCACCTCTAGCAGTAGTAATTATTCTCTTTGTCGTACGAAACCCCAATAATTTTACATGGTTGATTAGATAATGCTATTTATTCAATTCATAGGAATAAGAAATCGAAGCGCACCACTTGATTAAGCTTTCCTTTTCGTTATAAGTGTATTGATATTAAGCTTAGAATAGTTGTAAGATTCAAGTCATAATAATTAGTTGATAGTAAAAGTACCATGGAAGAACCAGCCAAGACATGTGGAGGGATGGAAACCTCTTCCCTTTGAAGATCAGATATAGGTTTGTTCTTTCCACCAAGGCGcgcacacaagaacaacaagttTGTCCCATGCAAATTCACCCCATAAAAGAATCCTTCTTCATCTCTGCCAACAGCTTCCAAAGCATTCATtatattcttaatttggataaaGTAAGATGTATGAGTTGATGAATATTACCCATTAGGAAGGGACGTAACATTAGAAATGATCATGTTAAGTGTGGACAATGATGAGGATTCATCTGAAGAAGGAGAAGCAAGAGAAGCTTTCATGTGAGAGACCAAATCATCAGCAACTTGCCATAGCTTTGACACTGGGGTGCCACATTCCCTTGCGAACCTCCGAATTATGTTCCTTGCATGCTTCAATCTTTGCTCTTTCATAAGCTTCCATCTTTTAATTAATGCCCCTGCCGCCACCACTGCCACCGCGGTCCCCACGGCTGCCGCTACCACCACCGCATTCCTCATCCTGTTCCGATCACAAAGGTTAGAGGAAATGGATGCGGGATCAATCTCGATCTTGTGTTATTGTGAAACAATCAAAATAACTGAAATCCGTTAATCTTGTACACAGGAACGGGTATAGTGGGGTAGTTGAATGGGTTTACGAGCATATTTGTTATGTATAATTTCTTTCATTATGAattacatttttatattttgagaaataattatattttctttCGTCATGTCCTTCTAAAACACATTCCTAAATATTCGGTTTTGTACTCTTGAATACGTGTCAAATTCCAGTTAACTTGCGCACTCAAAATGTCTATCAAGCTCTAACAATAATTCAGCTTGTACATTCATATATTTTTCGCATTCACAAatattgtttgtttttttttttattttttataatagtagGAATGTTTCTCGCCAAGAGACATCAAACAAACTAGAGCATTGCTCATCATTAGATACAATTAGATACCTTTCACAATTTAACCCACACCTCAATGTATATCATTTATCACTTACTCCACTCTAAACACCTCCTATTGAAGATGTTATTATTTCTTGCCTTCGGTATACACCAAGACCAACTCTTTCTATTGTTCCTTGCGAGTTGTCACACTCCTACCACACTAAGTTTCAAAGCACGAAAGAGAATCGGCCACCCCCACATCACCATCCAACTTTGTAAGACATGAGTCCATACCCTCTGATTTTGTTCACAGCCAAAAAAAGATGGTGAACCGAGGACAGccaaattttttgttttctcgTTCTTGTACTAAGCGTTCCCTTATTGTTATAAGTCTCACATCGagttttttgttttcttaacAAACTACTTAACTCACAATTTTCATGGTCTCATTGAGGATTAGTACAGACAACTCAAAAGGACTAATCGTAATAGGATATCTATATAATGATTAGTGCCACTCCTCTAACAAAAGTTTCCACCTTAGAGTTATTAGAAGCAGGGAACTCGAATCTTAGTGAGAGTTCTATCTGAATTCCTTAGTCATTTTTCCAGGATGACACCTGCTCCGCTGTCGATTTTGTTGGATGACACTGCGATTTGATTGCTATCCGAACTTCATACTTTAAGTCGAACTCAGACAGTTCCACAGCCCATTGTAGCATCCATCCTGTAAGGTCCGTCTTTTGTAGAATGTGTTTCATTGGTTGATTAGTACGGACCTTTATTGTATGAGCCTAGAAATAAAGTCAGAGCCTTCGAAATGTGAGACCATAAAcaaacttttctatcttttgatagttcatCTCTGCCCCCTATAAGGCTTTGCTGATAAAGTAGATAGGTTGCtacctgttccgagggttacctgaaactgtaggtcgatatcggatgagatcttctgtaccgGTCGACGCTATTGAgtccgacttgatgatggtggctggagccgccgtgtccgacttgttggacttggtggtggtgctgatccttcgtcaccggaggatggtggtacctgcaagggactccgatgcttaagttagcaagggtattaagcaggtttttagtagaatcagagtatgagttataccttggtactccagtgtatttataatggtatGGAATGATCTTCCCttgagataagatagttatcttatcttatctttgagtgaagtcctCTTATCTTTAAGGAACCGCCCTTATCCTTCTAGGCTTTGGGCTGTCTttagatttgggtcgtgttcctctgtttgggccttCTTGGGCCTCTATAGCGGTTTGGCCGACCTCTTTTATAAAGAAGTCGGGTAATCCTGGTCTGAACAGGTTGGTCCACTTGTCTTCAGTCATCCCGGGTCGTACAGCTCGACCCAAGgcatgaacagtgcccctactcgagctCAATCTTTTCTTTGAGGTCGTGTCCTTTTAGACTTTGTCCCCTTTAGGTAAAGTCGAGT
Above is a genomic segment from Arachis stenosperma cultivar V10309 chromosome 1, arast.V10309.gnm1.PFL2, whole genome shotgun sequence containing:
- the LOC130939419 gene encoding probable hexokinase-like 2 protein; amino-acid sequence: MRNAVVVAAAVGTAVAVVAAGALIKRWKLMKEQRLKHARNIIRRFARECGTPVSKLWQVADDLVSHMKASLASPSSDESSSLSTLNMIISNVTSLPNGDEEGFFYGVNLHGTNLLFLCARLGGKNKPISDLQREEVSIPPHVLAGSSMEITDFVVTEIANFVSSHPVIDEDDNSKRKMNLGFTLSFPVDDALPFTGTTFQRKNSNDPVRKGLMKDLNKALKNLGTKMHVFALVDETIGGLAGGRYYNRDSVAAITLAMRTNAAYTEPSEDPNSPELVISMEWGNFRSPHLPLTSFDTRLDSESSNPGSGVFEKLISGMYLGEIVRLVLLKLAHETALFGSKVPPKLMIPYGLSSPDMAAMHQDTSEDREVVGEKLNEIFGINNSSLVARELVAEVCDIVTERGARLAGAGIVGIIKKLDRIEKRKSVVTVEGGLYEHYRIFRNYLHSSVWQMLGKDFSDNVIVEHSHGGTGTGALFLAAAQTHKSPSPDS